DNA from Deinococcus roseus:
GGCATCTGGTGTATACTTATATATAGATAAGTTACTTTGGAGGCACCATGAAAATCGACCACCGCAAAATCAATGCCCAGGCCAAAAAGGCCCTCAAATTGCTGTTGAAAGCCAGCAAAAGCCTGCGCCCAGAAGCGCAACTCGCCTCACTGGAAGCCTGTTTTCTGGAACACCCGGAACGGGTCAACAAGGGGTCATGTCAATCATTAAGGAATCTGCTTATTCCCATCCAGAACTGTCTTTTTCGACTTGATCTGTTTTTGCCGATCTCTGGCCCTTCATGGAGTTGTCTTCCCAGACAGTCTTTTTGCGCTCCTCACCCACTGACAAAATCAAACGGGTTTCGTCAAAATGATATCGTCATGGGTTTCGTCAGTCCAATATCAGCATGGATTCCTCCTTCAACAAGGGTCGGCGTTTGCCTTCTTCCGGCACCTGATCCTCCCGCCACACGTAATCCCCAGAAAAAATGATGTGCTCAAACTTCAAGGGAGACAGCCGCTCAATCAGTTCATCCGGAATCATCTCACCTTCGAGCCGAAGTTGCTTGATGGCTTCCTCCAGGTACACCGTGTTCCACACCGCGATCATCGTGGTCAGCACATTCAGCCCACTCGCCCGTTTACTCTGTGCCCGCAAGGACCGGTCCCGCACCTCCCCACGGCCATGCAGGTAAGCTGCACGACGCAGTTCATGCAGTAATTCGCCCTTGTTCAAATTCCTTTGCACCCTCCTGCGCAACTCTGGGTTAGACCACCAATCCAGAATGAAAAAAGTGCGATACAGCTTGCCCAGTTCATTGATCGCCGCCAACAGGGAGCTTTTCCGCTGAAAGTTCGCCAGTTTGCGCAAGATCACCGAAGCCATCACATGCCCGGACTTCACGCTCACCGCCAGTCGAATGATCTGGTTCCAGTGTGCCTCAATCAGCTTCCGGTTCAGGGTGCCACCCACCACAGGGGAAATGGCTGCCCATTTCTTTTTGCGACCTGGCACGAACAGCTTCAGTTCCTTCAGGTCCCGGATCCTGGGGGTGAACCGGAACCCCAGCAGGTTCAGCAAGGCAAATACAGCATCGGAATAGCCGTGGGTATCCGTGGCATGTTCCTGGATACGCAGGTCACTTCCGTGGTACAACAGGCCGTCCACAATGTGCACTGCATCCCGTTCATTGCTGGCAATCACCTTGGTGAAAAACGGGGAATACTGGTCCGTCACATGGGTGTAGAAGGTCATCCCAGGATCCCGACCATACCTGCGGTTGAAGGTCCCAGAACCCTCCGCTTGCCAGGCTGCAGGAAAACGCTGTCCATCCGAAGCCGAGTGGGTTCCATCTCCCCAGTAGCGGGTCAAGGCCTGTTTGGTGTGGTAATTCACCAACTCTGCCTGCAGGGAACGGTAATTCTCCTCTCGGACATACTGCTGCCTCACCCAGATCAGGCGCTTGAGGTCCGCAGCATTGGTGGACTGGGCCATCTTGGTGATGCCCATGTTTGACCCCTCCGCCAGCATCACACTGCACAGGAGGGCCAGGTCATCCACAGCTTTATGCAGGGTCAGGTGACGGAAGTGATCCCGGAACGGCACCCAGCTGGAGACTTCCAGCATCAGGTCGGTGATCTTGATGTTCCCGATGCGCCGAAACAGCTTCCTGCTCAGCTCCTTTGCCTGTTTCGCCTGCACTTTGTCCTGCTTGTGGGGGGTGACGATTACCTGTCCTTTCTCCATCCGCACCTCTGGAAGGAGGCCCTCATGCAGTTTGCGATCCACTTCGTTGAGGCGGTCCAGCAGTCGGCTGCTTTGCTCTTCCCAAAAGGTGTTGAAATCCACCGGAACAGACAGGGGAAAGTGCTTCAGTTTGGTGGTCAGCTGGCTCCTGGGGAGCAGCAAATCATCGAAAGGCCCGTACTTGCGGCTGTGCTCTACATTTATTTCCCCGGCATGCATCCGGGACACCAGTTTGGACAGCACACACAACTCGTAATACCTCTGGTCAATTTGTCCCTCTGGCCCCACAAAAACAAACTTGGCCCACCTGCGGTCTACAAAGGAGGTTGGTGCATCTCTTGGGATGGGCTGGGAGATTTTCTGGTGGGTGGCTTTCACTAGGTGGATGGCCTTTAAAAGGTCCTGCTCACTGTCCGGCCCTTTGAAGTCAAACCTGGAGAGCAGGCGGCCAGAGTACTTGCGGAAGGTGTGGATCTTCCTGCCCAGCAGGCGAAGGCTGTCCTGCTCCACCTCTTTCTTCAGGGCATCGAGTTCCTGTACGGAACGCACGTAATCTTCCCAGGGGATCACCTCCTCAATGCTCTTGAAGGGGTTCTTCTTGCGTTTCCTGGCCGAAATCAGGGCCTGCCCGACCCGCTGGTGCAACTCCAGCAATTCCAGCAGGTGGGCTTGCTGACCTTTGAGTTCATCAAAGTGCTCCCTCTCACAGTCCCGGAAGGCAGAGAGCAGCATTTTTTCGTGCAGGTCAAAGGTCTGGTCGGTGAGGGTCTGGACTAGGTCCATGATCATGACCACAGCCAGGCTTCTTCTGCGGTTATCTTCAAAGCCCCGCAACTGGTAAACCTGCAAGCTGCGAGCTTCCTGGATGAGGTGCTCCATGCGGTTGGGGTGGATGAATTTCAGCATTTTCCAGGGCAGGGCGAAATGCTTCATGAAAATCAGCCGGTCCAGCACCCGGCTGATGCCATCACTACTGGGCTCATGGTTCTCTTCCCTCAGCCAGCCGAGCTTGGATTGGTTGGGGTCTTTGTGGTAAACGTGGGGTTCAATCAATTCGTCCAGGTGCTCCCCCTGATCCGGGTAAATGGAGAGCAATAGGCGCTCCACATGTTCCCGGGCTTCCTTCAGGCTGGCCCGGATCAGGTGTTCCAGGGTGGTGAATTTCGGCATCAGGATCTTTCGGGCCCGAAGTTCATCAAATAGTTGGCACATCAAGGGAAAGGGCACTGGAGTGGCTTCTGCCAGGGGCTTGAGGAATTCCAGCAGTGCCCTCTGGTGGGACATGGTCCGGTAGTGCTGTAGGCCCAGGACCTCGCGGATTTCCCTGAGGTGGGTTTCCAGAACGTAGGTCTTGACCTGCAGATACGTCTGGTACAGGGTAGGATCCAGGCCCAACTGGCTGGCGATGCATTCCACGATCACCTGGGGCACTTCCACTTTCAACGGACTGCGCACAAGGTGCTGCATGACCTTGAGGTGCACGGCGAAACCCAGCTGGGTTGCTGGACCTGTTTTTTGGCCCACCAGATTGAGGTCGTCGAAAGAGAGGACATAGTGACTGGAGAGCACCCAGTCATCCACCTCCGGGAACTTCAGGAACATGTTTCGTTGCGTATGGCTGAACATTCCTCATTTTATGAATGGATTCGGATTTCAGAACATCAAAGCATCCTTGGGATCTTTGATGGAGTGATATGTTGCCTTGATGTTTTGAAAGAATCTCTTTTCACAGTTTTAAAAGCAAGTCAAAGTGTGTAGTGCGACCTCACACTTTGACTTGCTTTTGTTTTGCATTATTGATCAGGGATGTGCTGAAGCAACCAGGCTGTCATTTGCATGGACAGACAGTGGATCGGTCACCCATGTGGAGTGCTCTCCCCATTCATCGTAATCGACGGTGAAGGTGCCCTGAAGGCCTGTGAAATTCAGAACATCAAACGTTAACCCTTCTGCGGAAAGCCGGTAAGGCACATCCATGGGCACTCCATTGAAAGCCAACTGGATGTTTTGCAGCACACTGTTTTCAGGAACATTCACAAGGATGGTCACCACAGGCACATCCACCAGGGTGTCTTCCAGGAAGCCATTGCCTGGAATGCCTGCAGGCAAAGCTCCCACCAAGTGGTCCGCCTGACCTGCAGTTTGCCCCGCCCACAGCTGAATTCCGGGCAATTCAGGGGTCCAGGCTGTGATGTTGCAGGAATAACCCCCATTCTGGATCAAAGGTGTGCAGAGGTCATTCCCGCTGGTGTCGAGCACCTTCAAGGACAGGGACAGCACCCGACCGTTGGCATTGACCAGCCGGGACTGGATGCCGCCACTGTACAGTTGGATGTCCTGAACCTGCTGGTCTCCTGCCTGTTGTGGGCGGGTGGTTTCCAGCCTGAAATGGTCATACGGCACACCCTGTCGGGACAGCACGTAAGTGAGAACTCCAGTGGGTGATCCCTGCAGGTCGTAACATTTGTACCTGCCCCAGCCCACTGTGATGGTGCAGATGTCCCGGTTTTCATCTTTGATGGTCATTTCGATGCTGGTGGTGTGGTAATCATTCCAGTAACCTGGGTTCCAGATGAATTCTCCCGAATATATGGGGTAGCGGTTGTTCAGGCTGGTTTGCAAAACCGTCTGGGGGTTCCATGAGGCATCAAGCTGGATGTCCTGTTCAAGCGTGATGCCATAACCATAGTATTTGACCTTCAGGGTGTGGGCAAGACCATCTGCCACATAGAGGAGACAATTGAAATGCAGCGGATCCACTTGGGTACAGCGGCCAGATTCAATGTCATCCACCTGCACACCCATGATCAGGTCAGGATCTGCAGTGGCAAGTTGCACCTGCACGGTCACTTCCCGCATCAAACCCTCCAGGTTCAGGGTCTGGGAGAATTGCGGAGTGTTGCTTAAATGAACCTGTTTCTCGACTTTAGAGAACCAGCCAGATTCCACCTGCACCTTCACATCAGTGTTGGAGGGAAGGAATACCGGGCACTCAAAGTTCCCTGCAGCGTCACTCTGGACCTGACAGACCACCTGGTTGTCACGCAGCACACTCACCAGCATGTTGTTGAGTGTGAGGTCTGCAGTGCCAATTTTGATGGGTCCAGTGAAAAGGTACTCGTACAGGCCTCCACTGCGCTGGGTTTGCCAGGCATTGTTGCTGCCGGTTCCGCCCAGGCGATTCCAGGTGGGGTCTGCAGGACTGCTGGTGTTCACTGCATACAGGGTGCCCAGTTGGTCCGTTGCGTACAGCCCACTCCCCAGCAGAATGGGATGGCTGGAGATTCCACTCTGGGCTGTGAAGGTCCAGTTGAGGCTGCCCTCTGAGTTGAAGTTCTGGATGCTGTTTCCACTGCTGAAATCCACCCCTGTTGCCGTGAACACTGGACTGAGGGAGGATGCTTCCCCTGCCTGCTGCCATTTTGCTCCTGTGATGGGGTTGAAGTGGGTGAAACTCCCTTCAAAGTCAACATAGGCTTGCTGGCCATTGCTGCCCAGTGCTACAGGAGAAGCAGGAGAGGCCCTGCTGCCTGAGATGGGCCTGGAATGCAAGGTGTGGTCTTGCAGGATGTGGTGTTCTTGCTGGTTGCTGGTGAAGAACAGCACATGGCCTTCTGCTGTGACGGACAGGGTGCCTGCCACCTGGGCACCAAGCGGGTAGGTTTTGATGGGTTGCCCCTGGGCACTGATTTCCAGAATGCTGTTATCCTCAGGAGCCACAAAGAATGAAGTTCCGTTCCACACCACCGGCAGACGCACCGTGGAACCCGTCTGGTGTGTCCACAGCACGGTGCCATCAGGATGCAAAGCGTAAACTTTGCCATCGGCTGAGGCCACCATCACCAGGTTGTTTGCCAGGACCACCGGAGCGTAAATGGTGTCTCCTGTGGGGAACGTCCACTGCAAGGCCCCACTTTTGTCGACTTTGAAGACCTGACCATTCTGGTTGCCGAAGTAAAGGTTGTCCTGCGCGTCCACTGCTGGCGTGCCGAGCACATCTGAGGCTGGAAGGGCAAGGGACCACAGTTGCTCTTTGTCAGACTTGATGGCCAGGAGCTTCGAGCCGGAGGAGGTTCTGACCGCAACAATCAGGGTGTCATCGCTGAGGGCAGCCAGACCCGCGTACACCCCTCCTCCCAGCGGCAAGGACCAGCGTACCCGTCCTGCAGCCACGTCTGTGAACTGCACATCCTGGGTGTGGGTGGTGAGGGCCTGGGGTTGCACGGACAGGCTCAGGGTGCGGCTTTCCACGTTGAGGCCGTTGGACACCTTCAGGGTGACGCTCAGCGGCTGGGTGTTTTCGGTGATGGCGATGACGGAGTATTTGCCGTTGGCATCGGTGGTGCGGGTGGCAGTGAAAGCCCCGGAGAATTTCACTGGGGTGTTGGGCATGGGGGCACCCTGCGCAGAGCGCACAATCCCCTGGAGTTCCACCCGGTTGCCTTTCAGGGTGAGGTTCTGCGTCAGGGTGGTGGTGCCTGTGTTGGACCATCCGGGCATCGGAAGGACCATGCTGCCGCTTCCAAAAGACCCGCTGTACTGGAGGGTGAAGGGCACAGCCGTTGTGTCGGTGAGGGTGATCATGCAGGTGTAGGTTTGACTGGCGAGGTCCACGCGGGCGTTGCACAGCACTGTGTTGTTGGATATCACCTGCACGTTGCCCGCAGGATCTCCGATTTTCACGTCGCTGGGCTGTCTGTCCAGGGTGACCTGACCGGTGACCATCACGGTGTGGCTGATCTGCAGGTTGTGTTGCAGGTTGGTGACCTGTCCTGCGGGCACCTGACTTGGGTTGAGGGGGATTTGTTTTGCCCCTTCCTGCAAACCATAAACAGCGCTCAGGGTCACAGGTCCAACGGTGCTTCCAGGACGCTGGTAACCCCACAGCTGGTAATTTCCCTGGGCATCGGTGGTGGTGCGGGGGGTGGTGGTGATCCACCAGTTGGACACTGCAGACACCATCACGTCGGGCAGGGCGGTCTGGGTGACATCTTTGATCTGGCCCTGCAGGCCAAAGAGGGTGACATTCACCGGGAACTGCAGGGTGTAATTGTACTGTCCGGGAATCAGGGTGAAATTCTGGGTGGCGCTTCCCCAGTCACCGCTGACGGTCGCCGTGGCCTGTTGGTTCTCGGTGACTTTCAGTTCGGTCACGCACTGGCTGGTGTCGCTGCTGCACAACACCGTGTTGCTGCTGTTGCGAATGGTGAGGGCACCAGGAAGCAGCACGTCCGTGCGGGCAGGGTGGGTGATGCTGGCCGTGAAACCCACGAACTTGCTCAACTCCAGGTCCACCGTGCGCTCGGTGATGCTTTGTGGCGTGAAGGGCAGGTCCACCGGGGTGTGGGTGATCAGGTTGTCCTTTTTCACCTCAAAAGTCACAGGCCAGGGGGAGGGGGCAGCAGCGGGAACCGGGACGGTCAGCTGGTAATGCCCTGCGGCATCGGTGGTGGTGCCCCATTTTCCGGTGTCCGTCTGCAACTGGACTGAGGCTCCCGCAGCGGGTTGCCCGGCTGGCTCGGTGAGCACCACGTTTCCTGAGAGTTTGAGGGTGGTGATGGGCACCTGGGCATCCAGGGTCATTTCCAGGTTGCTGCCCTGTGCGGCCTGACTGGGGAAGGTGCCACTGGTGACAGGAATGCCTTGCACACTCACCTGCACGCTGGGAGCGGTGCTGCTGGGGGTGCTGGGGCTCAGGGTGCAACCATAACGGCCATTCTGGTCGGTGGTGGCCATGCAGGAACTGAGGGTGCCTGAAGTCACCTGCACGGAAGCCCCTGCAACAGGTGCGTTGTCCATCAGGGTGTTGAGGATGGTGCCGGTCACCTGGTAGTTGCAGGTGTTGAAGACCACCTCTGATTCTGGTGTGCCCACATACAAATCCAGCGCGGTGGCATCAATCACATCCTGTTCCACGGCAGAAGTGCTGAGACAGTAGCCGGTCAGCAACTGGCGGGCCCGGTCCTGGAAAGGCTGGAATTCTGCAGCAGGGATGGTGTTTTGCAAGAAGGGGTTGGTTTTGTTGTAGGTGCTAGGGCCTTCGCCAGCACGGTAGGTGAAGAGGGACTGGGCGTGGGTGGTGACGCGCCAGCTGTCCTGGAAGGCGAGGACATCGGAGGTGAGGGCGCCTGTTGAGGTGGTGAAATCATCGGTGGGGTCACCGTTGGGCGTGCCCAGCAGGCCACCATATGGAATTCCTGCGGCAAGATTCCTGACGAACACATCATCCCCAGAGAGTTCCACGTCACCATAAGGGGTGTTCATTTGCACAACCGCATAAGAGCGATTTACGGTGATGCTGATGTTGCCCAGTTGGATGTGGTTTTCTGTGAAGGGCACACCATTGAGGAGGTAGCCCTGTGGGCCCACTTCGACTTTCACGCCGTCTGCGGAAGCAACGGTGGCCCTGATTTCAGCAGGGAAACGGGTGGGGTTGGAAAGCACCTGACGGGCCTGGATGGTCAGGCCATTGCCGGTGAGAGGGGTGAGGTAGGTGAATTCTCCGAGCTGGTGGGCGTCGTAGCGCCTGCCGTCAAAGGTGCGGAGGTGCGGGTCGCCGTATGCCCGGGCAGTCTCGGGAAGGGGCAGAGATTTGATCTCGATTTTGGCAGACTGTTTGTCTTTGATGCTGGTGTTGCTGACCAGCACCAGCAGGGTAGATGTTTTGGGGTCCGAACCAAATTCTCTGAAGTCCAGGCCATCAGCGTCCCCATCAGCAATGC
Protein-coding regions in this window:
- a CDS encoding Tn3 family transposase is translated as MFSHTQRNMFLKFPEVDDWVLSSHYVLSFDDLNLVGQKTGPATQLGFAVHLKVMQHLVRSPLKVEVPQVIVECIASQLGLDPTLYQTYLQVKTYVLETHLREIREVLGLQHYRTMSHQRALLEFLKPLAEATPVPFPLMCQLFDELRARKILMPKFTTLEHLIRASLKEAREHVERLLLSIYPDQGEHLDELIEPHVYHKDPNQSKLGWLREENHEPSSDGISRVLDRLIFMKHFALPWKMLKFIHPNRMEHLIQEARSLQVYQLRGFEDNRRRSLAVVMIMDLVQTLTDQTFDLHEKMLLSAFRDCEREHFDELKGQQAHLLELLELHQRVGQALISARKRKKNPFKSIEEVIPWEDYVRSVQELDALKKEVEQDSLRLLGRKIHTFRKYSGRLLSRFDFKGPDSEQDLLKAIHLVKATHQKISQPIPRDAPTSFVDRRWAKFVFVGPEGQIDQRYYELCVLSKLVSRMHAGEINVEHSRKYGPFDDLLLPRSQLTTKLKHFPLSVPVDFNTFWEEQSSRLLDRLNEVDRKLHEGLLPEVRMEKGQVIVTPHKQDKVQAKQAKELSRKLFRRIGNIKITDLMLEVSSWVPFRDHFRHLTLHKAVDDLALLCSVMLAEGSNMGITKMAQSTNAADLKRLIWVRQQYVREENYRSLQAELVNYHTKQALTRYWGDGTHSASDGQRFPAAWQAEGSGTFNRRYGRDPGMTFYTHVTDQYSPFFTKVIASNERDAVHIVDGLLYHGSDLRIQEHATDTHGYSDAVFALLNLLGFRFTPRIRDLKELKLFVPGRKKKWAAISPVVGGTLNRKLIEAHWNQIIRLAVSVKSGHVMASVILRKLANFQRKSSLLAAINELGKLYRTFFILDWWSNPELRRRVQRNLNKGELLHELRRAAYLHGRGEVRDRSLRAQSKRASGLNVLTTMIAVWNTVYLEEAIKQLRLEGEMIPDELIERLSPLKFEHIIFSGDYVWREDQVPEEGKRRPLLKEESMLILD
- a CDS encoding outer membrane protein assembly factor BamB family protein; this translates as MTDIPPLTSKVYAIAMRNVPFQGFNIKLKDAAPYIKYKVYRSVSTTKYTCNGIADGDADGLDFREFGSDPKTSTLLVLVSNTSIKDKQSAKIEIKSLPLPETARAYGDPHLRTFDGRRYDAHQLGEFTYLTPLTGNGLTIQARQVLSNPTRFPAEIRATVASADGVKVEVGPQGYLLNGVPFTENHIQLGNISITVNRSYAVVQMNTPYGDVELSGDDVFVRNLAAGIPYGGLLGTPNGDPTDDFTTSTGALTSDVLAFQDSWRVTTHAQSLFTYRAGEGPSTYNKTNPFLQNTIPAAEFQPFQDRARQLLTGYCLSTSAVEQDVIDATALDLYVGTPESEVVFNTCNYQVTGTILNTLMDNAPVAGASVQVTSGTLSSCMATTDQNGRYGCTLSPSTPSSTAPSVQVSVQGIPVTSGTFPSQAAQGSNLEMTLDAQVPITTLKLSGNVVLTEPAGQPAAGASVQLQTDTGKWGTTTDAAGHYQLTVPVPAAAPSPWPVTFEVKKDNLITHTPVDLPFTPQSITERTVDLELSKFVGFTASITHPARTDVLLPGALTIRNSSNTVLCSSDTSQCVTELKVTENQQATATVSGDWGSATQNFTLIPGQYNYTLQFPVNVTLFGLQGQIKDVTQTALPDVMVSAVSNWWITTTPRTTTDAQGNYQLWGYQRPGSTVGPVTLSAVYGLQEGAKQIPLNPSQVPAGQVTNLQHNLQISHTVMVTGQVTLDRQPSDVKIGDPAGNVQVISNNTVLCNARVDLASQTYTCMITLTDTTAVPFTLQYSGSFGSGSMVLPMPGWSNTGTTTLTQNLTLKGNRVELQGIVRSAQGAPMPNTPVKFSGAFTATRTTDANGKYSVIAITENTQPLSVTLKVSNGLNVESRTLSLSVQPQALTTHTQDVQFTDVAAGRVRWSLPLGGGVYAGLAALSDDTLIVAVRTSSGSKLLAIKSDKEQLWSLALPASDVLGTPAVDAQDNLYFGNQNGQVFKVDKSGALQWTFPTGDTIYAPVVLANNLVMVASADGKVYALHPDGTVLWTHQTGSTVRLPVVWNGTSFFVAPEDNSILEISAQGQPIKTYPLGAQVAGTLSVTAEGHVLFFTSNQQEHHILQDHTLHSRPISGSRASPASPVALGSNGQQAYVDFEGSFTHFNPITGAKWQQAGEASSLSPVFTATGVDFSSGNSIQNFNSEGSLNWTFTAQSGISSHPILLGSGLYATDQLGTLYAVNTSSPADPTWNRLGGTGSNNAWQTQRSGGLYEYLFTGPIKIGTADLTLNNMLVSVLRDNQVVCQVQSDAAGNFECPVFLPSNTDVKVQVESGWFSKVEKQVHLSNTPQFSQTLNLEGLMREVTVQVQLATADPDLIMGVQVDDIESGRCTQVDPLHFNCLLYVADGLAHTLKVKYYGYGITLEQDIQLDASWNPQTVLQTSLNNRYPIYSGEFIWNPGYWNDYHTTSIEMTIKDENRDICTITVGWGRYKCYDLQGSPTGVLTYVLSRQGVPYDHFRLETTRPQQAGDQQVQDIQLYSGGIQSRLVNANGRVLSLSLKVLDTSGNDLCTPLIQNGGYSCNITAWTPELPGIQLWAGQTAGQADHLVGALPAGIPGNGFLEDTLVDVPVVTILVNVPENSVLQNIQLAFNGVPMDVPYRLSAEGLTFDVLNFTGLQGTFTVDYDEWGEHSTWVTDPLSVHANDSLVASAHP